A DNA window from Bacillota bacterium contains the following coding sequences:
- a CDS encoding amino acid permease, producing the protein MGAGLEAVTLVGIWSRKSAEATLKDGAYKKTKLKRNLGAVDLTALGIGAIIGTGIFVLTGVAAARYAGPAVVLSFIVSGIASGLAALSYAELASMVPVAGSAYTYSYVALGEIIAWIIGWDLILEYAVSAGAVAIGWSGYFTDLLKAIGIVLPRWATSSPLMGGVINLPAGLITAIITSLLVFSTRESSHANKFIVAIKLLAVLLFIGIGAFHVKPSNWVPFAPNGWSGIMTGSAIVFFAYIGFDAVSTAAEEVRNPQRDLPTGIIASLGISTILYIIVAGLLTGMVSFKRLDTPAPVAFALLEVGVPWGAAAISVGALAGLTSVLLVTIFAQSRIFFAMSRDGLLPHVFSRVHAKFGTPYIITIVTGTVVALIGMVLPIGMVAELANIGTLTAFILVSIGIMILRKTQPNLRRPFKTPLVPFTPILTIVFCAYLIVSLPRVTWIRFVVWLATGFMVYFFYGRHRSIASREGCS; encoded by the coding sequence ATGGGAGCGGGTTTGGAGGCCGTAACTCTAGTGGGGATATGGAGCAGGAAATCCGCAGAAGCTACCCTCAAGGATGGCGCATATAAGAAGACGAAGTTAAAACGCAACCTGGGGGCTGTTGATTTGACGGCCCTGGGCATAGGCGCTATAATCGGGACGGGGATATTTGTTCTGACAGGAGTCGCAGCCGCCCGGTACGCGGGTCCCGCGGTGGTCCTATCTTTCATAGTATCCGGGATCGCAAGCGGCTTAGCGGCACTGAGCTATGCGGAGCTAGCCTCCATGGTGCCGGTGGCCGGCAGCGCATATACATATTCTTACGTCGCTCTTGGTGAGATCATTGCCTGGATCATTGGCTGGGATCTTATCCTGGAGTACGCGGTTTCGGCCGGAGCAGTGGCGATAGGCTGGTCAGGCTATTTCACTGATCTCTTGAAGGCTATAGGAATAGTCCTGCCCCGGTGGGCCACGTCGTCTCCTCTGATGGGAGGGGTAATCAACCTGCCCGCTGGATTGATAACCGCCATCATAACGTCGCTCCTTGTTTTTAGCACACGGGAAAGCTCCCATGCAAATAAGTTCATTGTGGCGATAAAGCTCCTCGCAGTTCTATTGTTCATAGGGATCGGGGCCTTTCACGTCAAGCCATCCAATTGGGTGCCCTTCGCTCCCAATGGCTGGTCCGGCATCATGACTGGCTCCGCCATTGTATTCTTCGCATATATAGGATTTGACGCAGTTTCAACCGCAGCCGAAGAGGTAAGAAACCCTCAAAGAGACCTTCCCACCGGCATCATCGCTTCCCTTGGCATCTCAACTATTCTCTACATAATAGTAGCAGGACTCCTTACCGGCATGGTAAGCTTCAAAAGGCTTGATACCCCTGCCCCTGTTGCCTTTGCCCTCCTCGAGGTAGGAGTCCCATGGGGCGCTGCAGCTATTTCAGTGGGCGCGCTGGCCGGTCTGACCAGCGTATTGCTTGTAACCATCTTCGCCCAGAGCCGCATATTCTTTGCGATGTCAAGAGACGGCCTCCTGCCTCATGTCTTTTCAAGAGTGCATGCTAAATTTGGTACTCCTTATATAATAACCATTGTAACGGGCACGGTGGTGGCCCTGATAGGGATGGTTTTACCGATTGGGATGGTTGCTGAACTGGCAAATATCGGCACGCTCACGGCCTTCATTTTAGTCTCGATAGGGATAATGATCCTACGGAAGACCCAGCCGAACCTTCGGAGGCCATTCAAGACGCCGCTCGTGCCCTTCACCCCCATTCTCACCATCGTTTTCTGTGCCTACCTCATAGTAAGCCTTCCCCGGGTAACCTGGATCCGGTTTGTAGTCTGGCTTGCCACTGGGTTCATGGTCTACTTTTTCTATGGGCGCCATCGCTCTATCGCGTCCCGGGAGGGGTGCTCTTAA